A window of the Capricornis sumatraensis isolate serow.1 chromosome 9, serow.2, whole genome shotgun sequence genome harbors these coding sequences:
- the OR13G1 gene encoding olfactory receptor 13G1: protein MNNSIVTEFMILGLTQKPELQGVLFIIFLFIYFVAFFGNMLIVIAVVYNTSLHTPMYVLLLALAIVDIICTTSIIPKILETMLTSRKTISYGGCMSQLFFFTWSLGAEMVLFTTMAYDRYVAICFPLRYSAIMNHYMCVALLSVVMAIAVTNSWVHTGLILRLTFCGSNTIDHFFCEIPPLLALSCSPVRINEVMVYVADITLAMGDFTLTCISYCFIIAAILRIRTTEGKRKAFSTCSSHLIVVSLYYSPVIYTYIRPASTYTFERDKMVAALYTLVTPTLNPIVYSFRNKDMQAGIRKVFAFLKHL from the coding sequence ATGAATAACAGCATTGTAACTGAATTCATGATCCTAGGCCTCACTCAAAAACCTGAACTCCAGGGAGTTCTCTTCATTATCTTTCTCTTCATCTACTTCGTAGCTTTCTTTGGCAATATGCTTATTGTCATTGCCGTAGTCTATAACACTAGCTTGCATACCCCCATGTATGTTCTCCTTCTGGCCCTGGCTATCGTGGACATCATCTGCACAACAAGCATAATACCAAAAATACTTGAGACCATGCTAACATCAAGAAAGACCATCTCATATGGAGGTTGCATGTCCCAACTCTTCTTCTTCACATGGTCCCTGGGTGCTGAGATGGTTCTCTTCACCActatggcctatgaccgctatgtggccatctgtttCCCTCTACGCTACAGTGCTATTATGAACCACTATATGTGTGTGGCCTTGCTCAGCGTTGTCATGGCTATTGCAGTAACCAACTCTTGGGTACACACAGGTCTCATCCTAAGGCTGACCTTCTGTGGATCAAACACCATTGACCACTTCTTCTGTGAGATACCCCCGCTGCTAGCTTTGTCCTGCAGCCCAGTGAGAATCAACGAAGTGATGGTGTATGTTGCTGATATTACTCTGGCTATGGGTGACTTCACCCTCACCTGCATCTCCTACTGTTTTATCATTGCTGCCATTCTTCGCATCCGCACtacagaagggaagagaaaggccTTCTCAACATGCTCATCTCATCTCATTGTGGTGTCTCTTTATTATTCTCCTGTAATCTACACCTATATACGCCCAGCTTCCACCTACACATTTGAAAGGGACAAAATGGTAGCTGCACTCTATACTCTTGTGACCCCTACATTAAACCCAATTGTGTACAGTTTCCGAAATAAGGACATGCAGGCAGGGATTAGGAAAGTATTTGCATTCCTGAAACATTTGTAG